The Plectropomus leopardus isolate mb chromosome 7, YSFRI_Pleo_2.0, whole genome shotgun sequence genome window below encodes:
- the LOC121946240 gene encoding transmembrane protein 158, whose protein sequence is MLNDSPTLLLALTAVAGLLQRCQGWSDEDLLLPPINSSNRFMANLEVDVRFAKRSVEESDASPDASSLQTLSQCNVSVQRLQPTSLVARWDSSFGFQCDVLIYTTNNHGRAFFSASFNRAISPVVIEHLGVTGGQQELRLCVGCGMSRYRRFGQGRSRGQQSGDQITFCCVDFSLDELKGDKSWRLNRKPIESTLVACFMTLVIIVWSVAALIWPVPIIAGFLPNGMEQRRPR, encoded by the coding sequence ATGCTGAACGACTCCCCGACCCTCCTGCTGGCTCTCACAGCGGTGGCCGGACTTCTCCAGCGATGCCAAGGCTGGAGCGACGAAGACCTCCTCCTGCCGCCCATCAACTCCTCCAACAGGTTCATGGCCAACCTGGAGGTGGACGTGCGCTTCGCCAAGAGGTCCGTGGAGGAGAGCGACGCCTCGCCCGACGCCTCCTCCCTGCAGACGCTGTCCCAGTGCAACGTGAGCGTCCAGAGACTTCAGCCCACCTCGCTGGTGGCCCGCTGGGACAGCAGCTTTGGCTTCCAGTGTGATGTGCTCATCTACACCACCAACAACCACGGAAGGGCTTTTTTCTCCGCGTCTTTCAACAGGGCGATCTCGCCTGTCGTCATCGAGCACCTCGGGGTCACCGGGGGTCAGCAGGAGTTGCGGCTGTGCGTGGGCTGCGGGATGTCCCGGTACCGGAGATTTGGTCAGGGCAGGTCGAGGGGCCAGCAGAGCGGAGATCAGATCACTTTCTGCTGCGTGGATTTCAGCCTCGACGAGCTGAAGGGGGACAAAAGTTGGAGGCTGAACAGAAAGCCCATTGAGTCGACACTTGTGGCTTGTTTCATGACTTTGGTCATCATTGTGTGGAGTGTTGCTGCTCTCATATGGCCAGTCCCGATCATTGCAGGATTTCTGCCCAATGGGATGGAACAGAGGAGACCgagataa